Within Dysgonomonas sp. HDW5A, the genomic segment CTCCTTTGCGTTGTCCGAGCACACGCTGAACGATATGCTGATCGGTACACCAATACCAAAAACCGATAATGGATGCTCCGATAAATACCCAGAAGCCGGGATAATCGTCATACAACGGATCGCCCGTATTGAAGTGGAACATGTGATTTGTACCGTGTGCAACTCCGTCGGGTCCAACGTTTAGTGTTTTAGAATAGTCAATCATCGCAGTCCATCCATCAGCAATACTTCCGTATCCGAGTGCTGATAATCCTAAGAAAAGCACGAGAAACGAGCCAATGATAAGTATAGGTGTTTGAATTGCAGAGAGGGTCATTACACCTTTCATTCCTCCCAAAACCGTAAATATACCCGTTAAGACTATCAAACCGATTGCCCCATACCAGAAAGGCAAGCCCAGAAGGCTCTCCATAAAAATACCACCGGTGAAGGCTGTTACACTTACTTTGGTCAATACATACGCAATAAGGGTAATGATAGACAACCACGAACCTGTAGCAGGCGTATAACGGTATTTAAGGAAGTCGGGCATGGTGATAATTTTGCCCATCTTATTATTCATCAACTGATAGAAAGGTACAAAGAGCCACCCCAAGAGGAGTATCATCCAGCCTTGCATTTCCCAGTGTGCCATACCCACACCTGCTTTTGCTCCTGTTCCGGCAAGCCCGACAAGGTGTTCCGAACCGATATTTGCAGCAAAAATAGCTGCTCCAATGATATACCATGGCTCGCCTTTACCAAACAGGTAGTCCTCGCTATTGGCTCCCTGCTGCAAACGTTTGTCTTTTTGTACCGAACGCCAAACAGCCCATGTTACTGCCAGGATACCTACGGCAATAATCAACCAGTCCAGCCAAATAAACTCATGTGAATTCCAATTCATATGTATAAGATCATTTAAGTAATTTCAACTATTTAGTACTCCATTTTATAGCCATAACTACCTTTTTGGTTCTACCTGCCAAGGCAATAAAAACTCTAAAAGGTTATGAAAATAATTCTGTTTCAGTAAATTTTCCAAGCTTCCGGTACTTTTCGTATACCAACATATAAATACGGTGATTATCCATATTCGGCTGATATTCGAAAGCAAAACCTTGCCCCATGGCGGCTTGTGCTTCTTTTATCGTAGGATGTACGCCGGCTGCTACTGCGGCAAACATGGCTGCACCAAAGGCACAGGCTTGTTCGGATTTAGCTACTTTAATAGGCATACCCAATACATCTGCCAGTGTTTGCATAACAAGGGGCGATTTCAATGAAATACCTCCTATTCCTATTACACTTTCTATTTCGATGCCATTTTCGAGGAAACGATCTACAATCGCTTTTGACCCGAACGCCGTTGCTTCTACTAATGCTTTAAAAATGATAGGTGCATTACTAGCCAGATTCAGTCCTGTGATTGTACCCTTTACCAATTGATTAGCATCGGGCGTTCTGCGTCCGTTCATCCAGTCAATTGCTAAAACGCCACTTTCTGATGCCGGTATTTTTGCTGCCTCTTTCGATAAGGCTGGAATCATTTTGTCTAAAGCTTCTGCTATTAATTTATCTTTTGTTGCCTGATCTATTAAAGACGATTCTTTAATCAGATTTTCGATTGGCCAAGCCAA encodes:
- a CDS encoding sodium:solute symporter — translated: MNWNSHEFIWLDWLIIAVGILAVTWAVWRSVQKDKRLQQGANSEDYLFGKGEPWYIIGAAIFAANIGSEHLVGLAGTGAKAGVGMAHWEMQGWMILLLGWLFVPFYQLMNNKMGKIITMPDFLKYRYTPATGSWLSIITLIAYVLTKVSVTAFTGGIFMESLLGLPFWYGAIGLIVLTGIFTVLGGMKGVMTLSAIQTPILIIGSFLVLFLGLSALGYGSIADGWTAMIDYSKTLNVGPDGVAHGTNHMFHFNTGDPLYDDYPGFWVFIGASIIGFWYWCTDQHIVQRVLGQRKGEDNDVVMKRARRGTIAAGYFKLLPVFMFLIPGMVAAALAARPDSGFTLDHPDTAFGSMVKFVLPAGVKGIVTIGFISALVASLAAFFNSCATLFTEDFYKPKFKEKSEATYVMVGRVATIVVVILGIIWIPIMMSLGSLYDYLQGIQSLLAPAMVAVFALGIFSKRITPKAGEAGMIVGFIIGMARLLTNIFTNTGKDVMTGWYWECTTWFWQTNWLIFEVWLLVFIMLMMVVVSFFTPKPTAQQIEAITFTDDYKKIIGKSWNKWDVIASLGVVALCGLFYWYFW